The Brassica napus cultivar Da-Ae chromosome C1, Da-Ae, whole genome shotgun sequence DNA segment aattctTGTTTTTAAATCGTGaggttattttaatttatttttatttaataatgataaagatatatattaaaaaatatttttataaactgaTTGTTTACttctataataaatatattaagtttatgccttcagtcaaaagaaaaaatatattaagttttgtttggaataaaataattgattttgaaaaatataataaactcATTTGATTGATTTTCATAACTTAATTAATGTAATACTTATATtaggtaaaactaaataaaattataactgttttagtattttataattgaaataaATACAGTATTTCGTACGTTGGTGTgaggaaatatatattttatttttcatgggTCTTTTAGCATATGTGCCCAGAATGTAACTGGTTTTCGTTAGTTGGTTGTATAGGTGTGATTTGAGTAGTATTTTAAATGTGGGCACAGTATTCAGCCGACAGTTTTAAGCACACGAACTTGTTTGATCTGTTGCAATTGGtgttgtaagaatgtgtttagaaaatttccTTCACAGAAACTACATGTCAAAACATAGAGGTGGCTCCTATAAAGAATGCGAACAACCGTTTGTGGAGATCAATTTGGTATTGcaaaataacaaaagatttcaatatatctttatatattatagaaaattatGAGAATAAACTACACTACAAGATAGATTGTCATGCTTAGATTTATCTGCTTTGCTCAGCCCCGGAAGAAGAAGAGCATCAGAAGCATACGACGTAAAGTTTTCTGGTTTAAACGCGGTTAATACTTTGAGATTATCAGCAACGAAAATTCCATCCTAGAGAGCAACATACTTCCTATTAAAAGGTGTGACAGGAATTATGGTTAATTCCGGTTTAGATATTTCATTTATGCATTTTGGTTTAGCTTTGGTTTAGTAAACACTTATATGTACATCTTTTCCCATTTACgggaatcaatcaatcaaacatTAAAACAATCTTCTTAAACCCTAACTCTCTCTCTatcatcatgttcatcatcattCACCATTGAATCTCTGTTCTTCGGGATGATCCTTCTTCCTTCGTGGTCGTACTCTAGGCTTTGGTTCTCCGATCTCCGGGTTCTTGGTGAACCTCTGGATTGGGTTTATCTATCATTATTGGTTTTCCTGTCtcaatggtatcagagcagtcTTTCCTCGGCAAACCTATTTCCATGGCTAGACGCAAGATTCCTCTGAAGTATTCATGTGAGGAGATTTATGACAGGATGTCAAGTGGATTATGCATCTTTTGTGAAGATCTTGATACACCTGGTCACCATGATTTGAAGCACAAAGGGGTGGAGATTATCATGATCGAAAGTGACGACCAACCCATCGTGACTAAAAGCGAACCCATCGTTGAAGAAAGCTTGGTCGAATCTGACGAGTATGTATCCGAAACCATGATGAAGCCTGATGCGTTCTCTGAATCGTTGGAGGATTTCACTTCAGATTTACAGGTTGTTGATGCTGCAGCTCCAAAAGAAGCTCAGAACAAAAGTGTTGCAGAAGAAAACATGAGCTTCGCTCTTGGGAATAAGATCGAACACATGGTGGGCAAGCAATCTCAAGAGGCTGATCGTGTATGGGAACCAGGTGGGTTTATAATCAAGCCAGCAACACAATCTCACGGCATAGAGAGTTTCTGCAGCACAATCCAACAAAAAGAAGTTACCCACAGCACAGAAACGATTTGAGTTGATCTTCCTATTCAAGAACATGAAAAATCTGAGCTTATAGATTCAGTTCTGGAGGCTGGCTGTGTCCATTTAAAAGATTTGCTCACAGAGTTTCAGAAAGCAAATAGGCACCAGAAACATGAAGGATGGGTAAAGGCTGTTGATTTGTTTCATTCAGTGGATACAAGTTGCTGGAATCAGTTCTTGAAGCAACAAAAATGTCCCAAATCGTGGAACTTCAAGTACAAACATGGGGAGTATATGGTTAGGAGTTTTCTACATGATCTGAGTATAGAGACTGTCAAGAACAAGAAGTTGCAGGTGGTGCAGCAGCGACCATATGAGATCAGAACCAGCAGAGATAAGAACGATGTCAAGATATTCTCAAGGCCTTTTGGAGATATGGATACTTGGTTTCAAGAGATCGTGACTACTGCTCTTGAGATTGGAGTTTCTCTGGAATGTTTAGGCCAGTACCTCAGTCATGATGAAGTGTTGAGGTTAACTACAAAGAATCATGGGAGTTATATACAGAAAATCACAACGATGTCGATATCCATCCCATTGGCGAAGGAAACTCAAGATTAGAGTATGCAATCGGTGTTAAAGATTCAGGTATGCACTGATTTTATCCTAGCAGCGTTGATTGAGTTTGACAGCTATGGCTGGGAGTGTGAGGACCAGACAATCATTCTCGTTGATCAAGATCCAAGAGTTTGGGAACCTGGTGGAGTAGTTACTGAACATGATCAGTGGAAAGATCTAGAGAAATGTTACATATGCGGTAGATTGACGAGCTTAGTGCAACGGCAATGTAGTATGTGTTGGCAGGGAATCAAGTTTCAAGAACTCGGTTGGTTAGTAGCATGTTCTCATACATCGTTGCTCAAGATGTTACGTGACTTAGACGTATATGGTAGATGTGATGAGTTTGATTGGCCAATCAGATATGGTGGCATCGAGAGTAAAGTTTCAGTAAAGGCTATTTCATTAGCTCTTGTCATAGAGGATGGAAAATCCATACCATACACGTCCAATATCTCCTCTCCTGAAACTTTTGAGCAGGGCAAGAAACTTCTTGCGATCATTTCTGACTTGAGAAACAGATTTTGGGATAAGCGTATATGGGAGCCGGGTGGTTCATCTGCTCAACTAGATACATGGAACATGTTAGTGAAGTATCCCCGTCATTGTGAGGAGTTGAAGCTAACCTTGAAGCTTCATTGGATTTGTGTACAAAACGCTCCGGAGCTCTTCATTCAAGCGGCTAAAGAAGTTCCACACTGGGTAAAGAATGAAAAATTCGGCCTCGATGGAGTTGTGGGTTTGGATAGAGACAATCAGATGCTTCTAGATGGAATGGCTGAGGATGCTAAGGTCATATTGGTGAAGTTTGACTCCACGTACTCATATTACACGGCTTCGTTACAGCTAGAACTTATTTGCATTGAGTTTGTTGGAGGAAAAGAAGATGTTCACATAGTAGATATTGTGAAAGAGTTTGCAGCTAATGATCGTGTACGCATGAGACTGCTTATTTGGGACGTGACGGTTGAAATACATCCAGGATGTGGCATAGCAAAGGATTACACAGAGTATATAAACTGGTTCAGGTATGGAATGCAAGATCATGCAGTCCTCAATCAGTTTTTCTTCGATACAGAGATGTTCCAAGTGAAGCATAAATGGAGATATAAACCATTTCCAATCGTTTCAGAACTGGAACTAAAGGATGAGACTGCACTTGGTACTAGAAATGAAGATATGTTGAGCTGTTACATCACTGGCCAAGCAAGAGACGTGGTGGTATCACTGCATGTTGAAGTTGGCAGAACTATTGAGATGTCTCAGGTTTTGCTAGTTGTCGCGAACTGTTATGGTGATTTAACAAGTTATGGAGAAGCTTTCTACATCAGTTTTCAGTGTTACAAGCCTGTACAAGTGATGGTTCAAGATGATAGAAACTCGCTAAAGGAGGTTAAAGCTCACAAGAAAGCTGTCACTAGATGTCTTGTCCAGTGGAAGGAGCATCCTCCAGACCAAATACTCATGCTATCATCCTTGAGGACAAGGATGTTCCGAAGAAGGGAGTATTGTGACAGGAATTATGGTTAATTCCGGTTTAGATATTTCATTTATGCATTTTGGTTTAGCTTACTGGTTTAGCTTTGGTTTAGTAAACACTTATATGTACACATTTTCCCATTTACgggaatcaatcaatcaaacatTAAAACAATCTTCTTAAACCCTAACTCTCTCTatcatcatgttcatcatcattCACCATTGAATCTCTGTTCTTCGGGATGATCCTTCTTCCTTCGTGGTCGTCCTCTAGGCTTTGATTCTCCGATCTCCGGGTTCTTGGTGAACCTCTGGATTGGGTTTATCTATCATTATTGGTTTTCCTGTCTCAGAAGGTGGTGCAGTTACACGGTTCAAAGAAGTTAAATCTCTAGAATCATCAAGAAAACCCAAGGAAATGATATCCCTCAGCTCCAATTTCTATAAGTATGGTGCAGCGAGCGGCTCGACCTCTGTATCCTCAAGCTCCAGGCTTCATCTTCAACCTTACCCACTAAGCAGTCAACAACCTTTTGACCTGAAGTTTCCAAGTCAAAGAATAAATGAGTGCTCGAAGTGGCGTTGAGGAATAACCGACCTGAACAGAAAGTTAGCTTAAGGTTAATACGGAGATGAGTTAATTGACGCATTTGAATAACTAAAACATCGCTATTATGTTCCAGATGCAGGAGATTAAAAAGACACGTAGTATATCACCTCTAACATTTTTCTGGATTTATACCAAAACAAACCTTAGGTTTTGAGCCAAAGGCTTgaaattttatatgaaatttgTAGGCTATGCCATCGAACACACTTAAGCATATATAGACATCCCTACAAAATTACAATGGTGTTAGTTGGAACGTGGAAGCATTGACCAAAGGAATTTCAAGGGTTTTATATCGCCATGCATAACATCATCTTAGTATATTGAGTTCGAGATCACATAACATGTTACTGCTATAGTACTCACCCATGGTTCTTGATCGCAAAAGCTGTAGAAGAATAAAAAAGAGCAGCAACATGAGTGATATTTAATCCATTGGCGAACCTATTTGACCTCGTTGAATTCACCACACCACCCATCCAAACAACTTGAGAAGCAGCAACTGTAATGCAAAAGGAAAACATAGATCATCATTGTTTGAAAGAGTTAGCAAAAAGAATATGTTTAAAGTCAACTTTAAAGTTCCAACTTAAAAAGCAAACAAACTTTCTTCTCCTATTTCTGCTTGCACAATGATCTTTCCTAAAGcaaacaaaatcaaatccaAGAATACTCAGAAAATAACATGAAACGTTAAGTAAAGTTGATTACACTCATTGTCAAAGCTTACATTTACTCTGCCTAGCAAGAAGGAACTCCGTGGATTGTGCACTACTATTATCATCCTCAACCACTTCACAGAAAGTTTGGAAATTCATAATTAGATTACAAAAGCATTGACCTGaagaacacgtttttttttttttgctttaggaAGATGATTACGCTATAACTTCCGGTTTGGGCACACGCTTCGGTAAGTTACTGAGAACGTAATGGGAACAACTCTGAAATCTAATCGTGACAGGAGCGTCACCAAACCGTAATTTTGGTTTGCTTCTTGCAACATCAAAAGCACTCAGATCAACAGATTGTAATGAACCACTTACAGGAAAAGTTAGAAAACTTTAAATCgcaatttaaaaattgaaataaggTTCCGGCTAACCTTCACATTAATAAGCAGCATGTCGATCACCATCAGCTCACCGCCTTTTTCACATTGAGGGCCTCCCAAATCGAATTAGTCTCATCTGAACAGTTTCTCTGCAGCAGCCAACCTTCAGCTCTGATAAGTGAACTTGAGAAGTCACCATGTGGAGGTGTTTTAGTGATAATGGACTCGAATTCTAGAATTCAAAAAGCAAAAGGATTTCGCTTTATCGCTCATACGCTTCATCCTCATTTTTATATGTAACGAAGCAGGTGAAAGGTGAGTCGAATTAAAGAAGGATTGAAGAGTACGTAGTGGGAGTAGTTGATTAATTGTCATTTTCGAAGGTGTAACGTCGTCTGAGAAGATGAAAGGGAGTCGCCAAAGTTGCGTTTTTTTTACTCTGGCGAAAGGATGAAAGGTAGGGTTTCTCTAACGTAATTATAATTTGGGCCAAAACAACTAAATGAGCCCAAACTGAAAGTGAAAAAGATGTCTAAACTTGAAACAGATCGAGAGTAAATGTTTTAAAAGGAAGACACGTGTCCTCAATTGCCCCCTCCTTCCTTGCTGACGTGGACGCGTGAAAAGGGAGAAAACCCaactttattagtatagatttaacAAGGCTGTTGGACCGAGATTTGGTACAAATCTCTTCCATTAATATTGGGCGTTGATTACTATTCTAGATTGGATCAAATATGTTAGTTGTCGACCTCCTAGAATCTCGGCCTCATTCAACGCGAGAATAAGTCAAAGCTGAAAATGAGGAGCATGTGTAACAACAAAAGAATATGTAGAGAAAGTCCTATAAAAGGACAAGAAAGTTATCTTCACAAGGATCCCATTTTGAAGAGCTCACGAGGACTCACGACCATGAATACAATTGTTCACGATCTTCCTATTGAATTAAAGAGGATTATCGCTTATTGAGGGATAGAGCGTCAACTACCTGAGACCATATCATTCTTCACCACCATCCCGATGACGTCTATGTAATGCTCACGACGTCGAATTCTCTTCACTACAACGAACAAGACACGAGTCCTTGTTCACCGATATTGAACCCTAAGTTCTTAAAGACTTCCCGACCAAACTCAAACGACCTCTCGTCCAAGATGGTAAGAAATAAACCGACCTCTCTCTCGAGAACCGAAGAAGCCGATGTCACGCTCGAGACCAGTGATACCGACATCTCTTTCGAGATGATGATAACCGAACTACGTTTAGACTTGATCCCTTGatgggtacgtaggcagctcgatACCGAGTTCAGTCACGATCCTTCCTTCTCCTGATATCTCTATGATATTCGACCTACGAATATAGTCCATTTTTGACGATTCAGACCTGATTATATCGTCGTGTTCTGAGGATATCGTTGCCCACGTTATTTTTTCCTTAGATTGaactcccgatcactatcaaattcttagtttagattttaggatctacaaaGGCTATACTGAAGCAAAGAAAGCACTTTAGAATCATGAATAGTCCACTTACAAATAAGTATTGGAGagtatttattttgaataaatttcagTAGCGGCTCCAACACAAAAAACTTATCACGAATTGAGGTGGTATGCTTATGAAATATTTGTCATGTAACGAATATCAAATATTATCAATTATCTTCAAACcattaattttaaagttttgtaATTAATCAAACTAACTCAATTTTTTACTACAACTATAAATACCTTAGCTATTGTATgtttgtgagaaaaaaaaaaaagaaaaaaaaaacgtcaaGTATTAATCCTGCGAGACGGATCGGcttttggaacctttttgttTTGCCAGTCCATACTCTCATATGATATCAATGGAAAACACGTCAAGATGATATTTttctcacgttttttttttaaattactttttactgaacttttttgttttttttggaatgAATACAATTCCTTAGCATCGAACCCGGGTTTGAAGCATTAGTACATGCAGTCATGCATGCATCTAAACTTTTTTTATCATAGCATTTaacttttatctttttattgtaactttgatttcaaaaatgtataacaATACatcaatcaaaaaaatattctatgaCAAGATATGAGCCCGCTGCGTTGCAAcgggttttgtttgatgttttaatttaataaaaatcataaaataataaattattttattttattatagttttatgattgttttttgcatatgttgtttgagatttattttataataaaaactcgTTTTCACATAtaagttcaagttaatatttgtattttataatcatggtaCATAGATGAATTGTTATAAACTTTGTACATAGAAAATACTATACATAAACGTTTAAACTGAACACAACCTGAAATAAGAAAttgaatgaaaagtaaaaagaaataaaagtcaAATACTAATCATGACAATATTATACACgttttatatactaatttaacgttttattaaataattctttattgttttattttgctagaattttttaaaaaaggaaaacattctatttaataaatctcttttttatttacaataaaaaataatattaaaactattttacaattttttttaatattttaagaaaaggaaaattattgccatataacctattacaattatcttctctttagaatttgagaaaaaattaaattgctataaaataattattttcagttattaatatataattttaaaattacagtTTTTACAATTCGTATTAATactagttttacatttttttgttaattaaataatttttagtatcattttcatcatcaaatactcttttaaaaatattatcaaataaaattttacaattctcttttggttaggacttaaaaatatgatacaaatttcttttgtttaggatttttttataaaaaacaaaaacaactaaCAACtattctt contains these protein-coding regions:
- the LOC106428322 gene encoding uncharacterized protein LOC106428322 gives rise to the protein MNFQTFCEVVEDDNSSAQSTEFLLARQSKFAASQVVWMGGVVNSTRSNRFANGLNITHVAALFYSSTAFAIKNHGDVYICLSVFDGIAYKFHIKFQAFGSKPKVGYSSTPLRALIYSLTWKLQVKRLLTA